A window from Chrysemys picta bellii isolate R12L10 chromosome 2, ASM1138683v2, whole genome shotgun sequence encodes these proteins:
- the LOC135981749 gene encoding uncharacterized protein LOC135981749, with translation MESQDRKRAPAWTEREVRDLLAIWGDEAVIAELRSSKRNGKVLEKISKAMKDRGHNRDTQQCRVKIKELRQAYHKAREANGRSGAEPQTCRYYAELHAILGGAATTTPTVCYDSLTGETHREDGSGNEEDEDGGTVGSSQQQGSGETGFPNSQDMFVTLDLEPVTPELTQDPQGTQETSAANVSPSQRLVNIRKRKHRTRDDMFTELQMSSHADRAQQNAWRQSMSEMRKAQYEREERWRAESRDEQSKWRAEDDRWRQLADRRQEAMLRLLEHQTDMLERMVELQERQQEQRPPLQPLCNQQPSSPSSIASSPRRPRTRWGGLRPPSHSTPDDRPSIRRLAFNKT, from the exons atggagtcccaggatcgcaaaagagctccagcatggaccgaacgggaggtacgagatctgctcgccatatggggagatgaagcagtgatagctgaactccgtagcagtaaaagaaatggaaaagtattagaaaagatctccaaggccatgaaggaccgaggccataacagggacacacagcagtgccgcgtgaaaattaaggagctacggcaagcttaccacaaagccagagaagcaaacggaaggtccggggcagagccgcaaacttgccgctactacgcggagctgcatgcgatcctagggggtgcagccaccactaccccaaccgtgtgctatgactctctcactggagaaacacacagggaagacggttcggggaatgaggaagatgaggatggaggtactgtaggtagctcacagcagcaaggaagcggagaaaccggtttccccaacagccaggatatgtttgtgaccctggacctggaaccagtaacccccgaactcacccaagaccctcagggcacacaggagacctctg ctgcaaatgtttctccttcgcagaggctcgtgaacattagaaagagaaaacataggacgagggacgatatgttcacggagctgcagatgtcctcccacgctgatagagcacagcagaatgcgtggaggcagtcaatgtcggagatgagaaaagcccaatatgaacgagaggagaggtggcgggctgaatcgcgggatgaacagagcaagtggcgcgctgaagacgataggtggcgtcagcttgcagacagacggcaagaggcaatgctccgtctgctggagcatcaaactgatatgctcgagcgtatggttgagttgcaggaaaggcagcaggagcagagaccgccgctacagcccctgtgtaaccaacagccctcctccccaagttccatagcctcctcacccagacgcccaagaacacggtgggggggcctccgtccacccagtcactccaccccagatgatcgcccaagcatcagaaggctggccttcaataagacttaa